In Lewinellaceae bacterium, a single window of DNA contains:
- a CDS encoding MFS transporter, with product MSQTNDFQLNDRRIVNGWAFFDWANSAFALVITAAIFPGYYVAVTDDVVHVFGIQMSNSSLYAYAISGSYFIIAIFSPLLSGIADYGGRRKFFLKFFTIMGSIACLSLYFFKGMDQLAVGTIGFMIAMIGFAGGLVFYNAFLPVIVTEDQYDRVSARGFSFGYIGSVILLVCNLLMITFYDKFGFADQGAATRFAFLTVGFWWIGFALIPFKRLPSDEKQKATPDLLKRGAQELRKVWGKVKHQKNIKHFLFSFFCYSAGVQTVLFLAATFAEKELHFATAELIGVVLILQLVAIVGATSFARLSEWKGNKVALVTILLIWVAICLVGYFVQAKVQFYGIAASVGLVMGGIQSLSRSTYSKLIPEGTKDPTSYFSFYDVLEKTAIIIGTFSFGFVEQVTGSMRVSLLVLGSFFIVGLLILLTVEIKRAEVEGG from the coding sequence ATGAGCCAAACCAATGACTTCCAACTCAACGACCGGCGCATCGTCAACGGCTGGGCCTTTTTCGACTGGGCCAACTCGGCCTTCGCCCTGGTGATCACCGCGGCAATTTTCCCGGGCTATTACGTAGCTGTCACGGATGATGTCGTCCATGTTTTTGGCATCCAAATGTCCAACAGTTCGCTTTACGCCTACGCCATTTCCGGTTCCTATTTTATTATCGCTATTTTTTCCCCACTGCTCTCGGGCATAGCCGACTACGGCGGGCGGCGCAAGTTCTTCCTCAAATTTTTCACCATAATGGGTTCCATTGCCTGCCTGTCGCTCTATTTTTTCAAGGGTATGGATCAGTTGGCAGTGGGCACCATAGGCTTCATGATCGCCATGATCGGCTTTGCCGGAGGGCTGGTTTTTTACAATGCCTTCCTGCCGGTGATCGTCACCGAAGACCAATACGACCGGGTGAGCGCCCGGGGCTTTTCCTTCGGCTATATCGGCAGCGTTATTTTGCTGGTCTGCAACCTGCTGATGATCACCTTTTACGATAAGTTCGGCTTTGCCGATCAGGGCGCCGCTACCCGCTTTGCCTTCCTCACCGTCGGCTTCTGGTGGATCGGTTTTGCCTTGATCCCCTTCAAACGGCTGCCCTCCGATGAGAAGCAGAAGGCCACGCCAGACCTCCTGAAGCGAGGCGCCCAGGAACTCCGCAAGGTTTGGGGGAAAGTCAAACACCAGAAGAACATCAAACACTTCCTGTTCTCTTTCTTCTGTTACAGCGCCGGCGTGCAGACAGTGCTCTTCCTGGCCGCCACCTTTGCCGAGAAGGAGCTGCATTTCGCCACCGCCGAACTCATCGGCGTAGTGCTGATCCTGCAGCTGGTGGCCATCGTCGGAGCTACCTCCTTTGCCCGCTTATCCGAATGGAAGGGCAACAAAGTAGCCCTCGTCACCATACTGCTGATCTGGGTGGCCATCTGCCTGGTGGGGTACTTCGTGCAGGCCAAGGTGCAGTTCTACGGCATCGCAGCCTCGGTAGGCCTGGTCATGGGCGGCATACAGTCGCTCTCCCGTTCTACCTACTCCAAGCTCATCCCCGAGGGGACCAAAGACCCTACCTCCTACTTCAGCTTTTACGACGTGCTGGAAAAGACGGCCATCATCATCGGCACCTTCTCGTTCGGCTTTGTCGAGCAGGTCACCGGCAGTATGCGGGTGAGCTTGCTGGTGTTGGGCAGCTTTTTTATTGTGGGGTTGTTGATCTTGTTGACGGTGGAGATTAAGCGGGCGGAGGTGGAGGGGGGATGA